The following are encoded together in the Thunnus albacares chromosome 7, fThuAlb1.1, whole genome shotgun sequence genome:
- the bbs10 gene encoding Bardet-Biedl syndrome 10 protein isoform X1, with the protein MGRGVRMPPVEHLHLEHVLQTVCALEAVVLRCFGPEGGQVLFTRDTGQVMLSCSGTRILTALKLEQPLARMVVECVWKHSTKTGDGSKTFIILLASLLRMIHTIACKEPNVSHTYNSREAAEAATARRLAHELLAFASEELDDLIAVGVAPHGCCLPWEDFTAKTQSPAHTNTSYLKKLVASFFLTRLGHIHCDFIADLICELLTDWKFKDDPPSSSLQFINDNFLALHTPVSGFPVSCSRLLEGQVIHRDFATPCPQTDHQPVKAVVFTGYLQPQLLNAGDVLELMEENTRKERSIVQFSAWAERSLECVIAKLQNLGVSVLLSAVKQSDAVLALATQAEMCVVECVSEDELSLFAHLSRATPISDCWMIQPEHVATLTFCRPILLGAHRYVHMGFHDSEESVVVRPCSIVICGPGEGQTDQYARAFQDAIRMLLTTWEPMHMTATTASKRTLLSHKITSVHMDNQNDRTRSASSNAPPFQKCVLEPGCVIHAGGTFEFLLHQALLQHGHNRSVSDHTDVGVLAVSQLMANALLSVPQQIYSHSPRRFLQTQTKVLCSIQNHSHPFSVIYKQEHNTSPTQGSSESECPLEAGKLSMYCYRKADVKSKVFMLDSGLESVSCKYQLVLAVLQCVTNLLRVDTMLCTQTHSYTKSGRLAKNISWEDTEDEAED; encoded by the exons ATGGGCAGG GGTGTGAGGATGCCACCAGTTGAGCATCTTCACCTGGAACATGTCCTGCAGactgtgtgtgcactggaggcAGTCGTCCTCCGCTGTTTTGGCCCTGAAGGAGGACAGGTGCTGTTCACCCGAGACACGGGACAGGTGATGTTGAGTTGCAGTGGGACGCGCATTCTCACGGCACTAAAACTGGAGCAGCCACTGGCCAG GATGGTGGTGGAGTGTGTCTGGaaacacagcacaaaaacagGGGATGGATCCAAGACCTTTATCATTCTGCTGGCATCATTACTACGGATGATTCATACAATAGCCTGCAAGGAGCCTAATGTGTCTCACACCTATAACTCCAGGGAAGCGGCAGAGGCTGCCACTGCCAGGCGCTTGGCTCACGAACTCCTTGCATTTGCATCGGAGGAGCTGGATGATCTCATCGCTGTTGGAGTGGCCCCTCATGGATGCTGTCTTCCGTGGGAGGATttcacagcaaaaacacaatcaccagctcacacaaacacttcctATCTTAAAAAACTGGTGGCGTCTTTCTTTCTTACTCGTCTGGGTCACATCCACTGTGACTTCATTGCTGACCTCATCTGTGAACTGCTCACTGATTGGAAGTTTAAAGATGATCCACCTTCCTCATCACTTCAGTTTATAAATGACAACTTCCTTGCATTGCATACACCTGTATCAGGCTTTCCTGTCAGTTGTTCACGTTTGCTTGAGGGGCAAGTCATCCACAGGGACTTTGCTACGCCCTGCCCTCAGACTGACCACCAGCCAGTTAAAGCTGTAGTTTTTACTGGGTACCTGCAGCCACAATTGCTCAATGCAGGAGACGTGTTGGAACTGATGGAGGAGAACACAAGGAAGGAGAGAAGTATTGTGCAGTTTAGCGCCTGGGCAGAAAGGTCACTAGAGTGTGTTATTGCAAAGCTGCAGAATTTGGGTGTCTCTGTGCTCCTGTCTGCAGTGAAACAGTCGGACGCTGTCCTGGCTTTAGCCACACAGGCAGAGATGTGTGTTGTGGAGTGTGTCAGTGAGGATGAACTTTCTCTCTTTGCCCACCTTAGCAGGGCCACACCTATCTCAGACTGCTGGATGATTCAACCAGAGCATGTTGCTACTCTGACCTTTTGTCGACCAATACTGCTGGGAGCACATAG ATATGTTCACATGGGTTTCCATGATTCAGAGGAAAGTGTCGTGGTTAGACCTTGTAGTATTGTCATTTGTGGCCCAGGGGAAGGCCAAACAGACCAGTATGCACGTGCATTTCAGGATGCCATCCGCATGCTACTTACAACTTGGGAGCCCATGCATATGACTGCAACTACAGCATCAAAGAGAACATTGTTGTCACACAAAATCACATCTGTACATATGGACAATCAGAATGACAGAACCAGGTCCGCATCCTCCAATGCACCTCCCTTTCAGAAGTGTGTGTTGGAGCCAGGCTGTGTCATACATGCTGGTGGGACATTTGAGTTTCTCTTACACCAAGCCCTCCTTCAACATGGTCACAATCGCTCGGTTTCTGATCACACAGATGTAGGTGTCCTTGCTGTTTCCCAGCTCATGGCAAATGCTCTATTGAGCGTGCCCCAACAGATTTACTCCCACAGTCCGAGACGTTTCCTGCAGACTCAAACCAAGGTCCTGTGTTCTATTCAAAATCATTCCCACCCTTTCAGCGTCATTTACAAACAAGAGCATAACACAAGCCCCACACAGGGTTCTAGTGAAAGTGAATGTCCTCTAGAGGCCGGTAAACTAAGTATGTATTGTTATAGGAAGGCTGACGTGAAATCAAAAGTTTTTATGTTGGACTCAGGCCTTGAATCTGTCTCCTGTAAATACCAGCTGGTTCTGGCCGTGCTGCAGTGTGTCACAAATCTTCTCCGAGTGGACACTATGCTGTGTACACAAACTCACTCATACACAAAGTCAGGCAGACTGGCAAAAAACATTTCCTGGGAGGACACAGAGGACGAAGCTGAGGATTGA
- the cd9a gene encoding CD9 molecule a isoform X2 → MAVAGGLKCVKYLMFVSNVFFWLAGTAVFAIGLWLRLDPKTKGLFEGPDSPYVFYTGVYILIGAGALMMVVGFLGCCGAIQESPCMLGLFFFFLLIIFAIEVAAGIWGFSNQSKVVNDITTFYLQTYNNFQKTGDERLKETLRVIQTGLNCCGPIGIVVDAAKDTCPRGEPLEELITKSCPDAIDDVFDSKLHIIGGVGITIGIVMMFGMIFSMLLCCAIRKSREVV, encoded by the exons ATGGCTGTCGCTGGGGGACTCAAGTGTGTGAAATATCTCATGTTTGTctccaacgttttcttctgg ctTGCAGGCACTGCTGTCTTCGCTATAGGCCTGTGGCTAAGATTAGACCCAAAGACCAAAGGCCTGTTTGAAGGACCAGACTCTCCATATGTGTTTTACACAG gtgtatatATCCTGATAGGAGCTGGAGCactgatgatggtggtgggtTTTCTGGGATGTTGTGGGGCTATCCAGGAGTCTCCCTGTATGCTTGGATTG tttttcttcttcctgcttATCATATTTGCCATTGAAGTTGCAGCTGGAATCTGGGGATTTTCCAACCAAAGCAAG GTGGTGAATGACATCACAACATTCTACTTGCAGACTTACAACAACTTCCAGAAAACAGGAGATGAGCGTCTCAAAGAGACACTGCGTGTAATTCAAACTGGG ctgaaTTGTTGCGGTCCGATTGGTATTGTAGTAGATGCTGCCAAAGACACCTGTCCCCGGGGAGAGCCGCTTGAGGAGCTCATTACTAAG AGCTGTCCTGATGCCATTGATGACGTGTTTGACTCCAAGTTACACATCATAGGAGGAGTGGGCATCACCATCGGCATAGTTATG ATGTTTGGGATGATCTTTAGCATGCTCTTGTGCTGTGCCATCAGGAAGTCTCGGGAGGTGGTGTGA
- the bbs10 gene encoding Bardet-Biedl syndrome 10 protein isoform X2 yields the protein MPPVEHLHLEHVLQTVCALEAVVLRCFGPEGGQVLFTRDTGQVMLSCSGTRILTALKLEQPLARMVVECVWKHSTKTGDGSKTFIILLASLLRMIHTIACKEPNVSHTYNSREAAEAATARRLAHELLAFASEELDDLIAVGVAPHGCCLPWEDFTAKTQSPAHTNTSYLKKLVASFFLTRLGHIHCDFIADLICELLTDWKFKDDPPSSSLQFINDNFLALHTPVSGFPVSCSRLLEGQVIHRDFATPCPQTDHQPVKAVVFTGYLQPQLLNAGDVLELMEENTRKERSIVQFSAWAERSLECVIAKLQNLGVSVLLSAVKQSDAVLALATQAEMCVVECVSEDELSLFAHLSRATPISDCWMIQPEHVATLTFCRPILLGAHRYVHMGFHDSEESVVVRPCSIVICGPGEGQTDQYARAFQDAIRMLLTTWEPMHMTATTASKRTLLSHKITSVHMDNQNDRTRSASSNAPPFQKCVLEPGCVIHAGGTFEFLLHQALLQHGHNRSVSDHTDVGVLAVSQLMANALLSVPQQIYSHSPRRFLQTQTKVLCSIQNHSHPFSVIYKQEHNTSPTQGSSESECPLEAGKLSMYCYRKADVKSKVFMLDSGLESVSCKYQLVLAVLQCVTNLLRVDTMLCTQTHSYTKSGRLAKNISWEDTEDEAED from the exons ATGCCACCAGTTGAGCATCTTCACCTGGAACATGTCCTGCAGactgtgtgtgcactggaggcAGTCGTCCTCCGCTGTTTTGGCCCTGAAGGAGGACAGGTGCTGTTCACCCGAGACACGGGACAGGTGATGTTGAGTTGCAGTGGGACGCGCATTCTCACGGCACTAAAACTGGAGCAGCCACTGGCCAG GATGGTGGTGGAGTGTGTCTGGaaacacagcacaaaaacagGGGATGGATCCAAGACCTTTATCATTCTGCTGGCATCATTACTACGGATGATTCATACAATAGCCTGCAAGGAGCCTAATGTGTCTCACACCTATAACTCCAGGGAAGCGGCAGAGGCTGCCACTGCCAGGCGCTTGGCTCACGAACTCCTTGCATTTGCATCGGAGGAGCTGGATGATCTCATCGCTGTTGGAGTGGCCCCTCATGGATGCTGTCTTCCGTGGGAGGATttcacagcaaaaacacaatcaccagctcacacaaacacttcctATCTTAAAAAACTGGTGGCGTCTTTCTTTCTTACTCGTCTGGGTCACATCCACTGTGACTTCATTGCTGACCTCATCTGTGAACTGCTCACTGATTGGAAGTTTAAAGATGATCCACCTTCCTCATCACTTCAGTTTATAAATGACAACTTCCTTGCATTGCATACACCTGTATCAGGCTTTCCTGTCAGTTGTTCACGTTTGCTTGAGGGGCAAGTCATCCACAGGGACTTTGCTACGCCCTGCCCTCAGACTGACCACCAGCCAGTTAAAGCTGTAGTTTTTACTGGGTACCTGCAGCCACAATTGCTCAATGCAGGAGACGTGTTGGAACTGATGGAGGAGAACACAAGGAAGGAGAGAAGTATTGTGCAGTTTAGCGCCTGGGCAGAAAGGTCACTAGAGTGTGTTATTGCAAAGCTGCAGAATTTGGGTGTCTCTGTGCTCCTGTCTGCAGTGAAACAGTCGGACGCTGTCCTGGCTTTAGCCACACAGGCAGAGATGTGTGTTGTGGAGTGTGTCAGTGAGGATGAACTTTCTCTCTTTGCCCACCTTAGCAGGGCCACACCTATCTCAGACTGCTGGATGATTCAACCAGAGCATGTTGCTACTCTGACCTTTTGTCGACCAATACTGCTGGGAGCACATAG ATATGTTCACATGGGTTTCCATGATTCAGAGGAAAGTGTCGTGGTTAGACCTTGTAGTATTGTCATTTGTGGCCCAGGGGAAGGCCAAACAGACCAGTATGCACGTGCATTTCAGGATGCCATCCGCATGCTACTTACAACTTGGGAGCCCATGCATATGACTGCAACTACAGCATCAAAGAGAACATTGTTGTCACACAAAATCACATCTGTACATATGGACAATCAGAATGACAGAACCAGGTCCGCATCCTCCAATGCACCTCCCTTTCAGAAGTGTGTGTTGGAGCCAGGCTGTGTCATACATGCTGGTGGGACATTTGAGTTTCTCTTACACCAAGCCCTCCTTCAACATGGTCACAATCGCTCGGTTTCTGATCACACAGATGTAGGTGTCCTTGCTGTTTCCCAGCTCATGGCAAATGCTCTATTGAGCGTGCCCCAACAGATTTACTCCCACAGTCCGAGACGTTTCCTGCAGACTCAAACCAAGGTCCTGTGTTCTATTCAAAATCATTCCCACCCTTTCAGCGTCATTTACAAACAAGAGCATAACACAAGCCCCACACAGGGTTCTAGTGAAAGTGAATGTCCTCTAGAGGCCGGTAAACTAAGTATGTATTGTTATAGGAAGGCTGACGTGAAATCAAAAGTTTTTATGTTGGACTCAGGCCTTGAATCTGTCTCCTGTAAATACCAGCTGGTTCTGGCCGTGCTGCAGTGTGTCACAAATCTTCTCCGAGTGGACACTATGCTGTGTACACAAACTCACTCATACACAAAGTCAGGCAGACTGGCAAAAAACATTTCCTGGGAGGACACAGAGGACGAAGCTGAGGATTGA
- the cd9a gene encoding CD9 molecule a isoform X1 gives MAALSGGEMCIKYLMFAFNLVFWLAGTAVFAIGLWLRLDPKTKGLFEGPDSPYVFYTGVYILIGAGALMMVVGFLGCCGAIQESPCMLGLFFFFLLIIFAIEVAAGIWGFSNQSKVVNDITTFYLQTYNNFQKTGDERLKETLRVIQTGLNCCGPIGIVVDAAKDTCPRGEPLEELITKSCPDAIDDVFDSKLHIIGGVGITIGIVMMFGMIFSMLLCCAIRKSREVV, from the exons ATGGCAGCGCTGTCGGGAGGAGAGATGTGCATCAAATACCTGATGTTTGCCTTCAACCTGGTTTTCTGG ctTGCAGGCACTGCTGTCTTCGCTATAGGCCTGTGGCTAAGATTAGACCCAAAGACCAAAGGCCTGTTTGAAGGACCAGACTCTCCATATGTGTTTTACACAG gtgtatatATCCTGATAGGAGCTGGAGCactgatgatggtggtgggtTTTCTGGGATGTTGTGGGGCTATCCAGGAGTCTCCCTGTATGCTTGGATTG tttttcttcttcctgcttATCATATTTGCCATTGAAGTTGCAGCTGGAATCTGGGGATTTTCCAACCAAAGCAAG GTGGTGAATGACATCACAACATTCTACTTGCAGACTTACAACAACTTCCAGAAAACAGGAGATGAGCGTCTCAAAGAGACACTGCGTGTAATTCAAACTGGG ctgaaTTGTTGCGGTCCGATTGGTATTGTAGTAGATGCTGCCAAAGACACCTGTCCCCGGGGAGAGCCGCTTGAGGAGCTCATTACTAAG AGCTGTCCTGATGCCATTGATGACGTGTTTGACTCCAAGTTACACATCATAGGAGGAGTGGGCATCACCATCGGCATAGTTATG ATGTTTGGGATGATCTTTAGCATGCTCTTGTGCTGTGCCATCAGGAAGTCTCGGGAGGTGGTGTGA